In Rutidosis leptorrhynchoides isolate AG116_Rl617_1_P2 chromosome 2, CSIRO_AGI_Rlap_v1, whole genome shotgun sequence, one genomic interval encodes:
- the LOC139890338 gene encoding uncharacterized protein, producing the protein MDYIIRKQKDIRSEYLSGLYDAIDRGDKRGSDVGSRTILPASFTDGPRYMYSHYIDALAICRVFGNPQFFITFTCNAKWPEITRYLRAYPRLTPSDRDDVVTRVFYMKVKEFIVFLKEHQPLGDFRGASTPITERLDDYISVELPDPRSDPTGYAVISATMMHGPCGAEKPRAPCMEGFACKKKFPKQYNNKTFFDTDGRAHYRRRSTGVYTTRNGVKLDNSYVVPYNRLLYMTFHAHINVECCSSTSLIKYLFKYISKGTDRVASRITKPIGSGSNTSTGTSQPVDEIQNFIDARFICPHEACWRIFKFPFHHREPAVQILAVHLENMQLIKFHEHQQLNSVIANNPTKKTTLTEWLRYNASSTLGKHLTYLEFHSEFVWYDPKKCWKRRTNLKKPSIGRISYIHPSYEEAFFLRMLLFHQRGCQSFEDIRTINKFVHGTYRLACQAAGLLGDDKEWSTALEEAPASATASQLHSLFAHILVYCMVSNPAEL; encoded by the exons ATGGATTATATTATAAGGAAGCAGAAAGATATACGCAGTGAATACTTGTCGGGTTTGTACGATGCTATTGATAGAGGTGACAAGCGTGGTTCAGACGTTGGGAGCAGGACTATTCTTCCAGCTTCGTTCACTGACGGTCCTCGTTATATGTATAGCCATTATATAGATGCTCTGGCCATTTGCCGGGTCTTTGGAAATCCACAGTTTTTTATCACTTTCACCTGTAATGCTAAGTGGCCTGAGATAACTCGGTATTTACGGGCTTATCCACGACTTACACCTTCGGACCGGGATGATGTTGTTACTCGTGTGTTTTACATGAAAGTTAAAGAGTTTATCGTGTTCTTGAAAGAGCATCAACCTTTGGGCGATTTCAGAGGAG CTTCAACTCCAATTACCGAACGCCTAGACGATTACATAAGTGTGGAACTCCCTGATCCCAGAAGTGATCCGACTGGTTACGCAGTCATCTCCGCTACTATGATGCACGGGCCATGCGGCGCAGAAAAACCTCGCGCACCATGTATGGAAGGCTTCGCTTGTAAAAAGAAGTTTCCAAAACAATACAACAATAAGACTTTCTTCGACACCGATGGCCGCGCACACTACCGGAGGCGTAGTACTGGTGTCTATACCACACGAAATGGTGTTAAGCTAGATAACAGTTACGTTGTACCTTATAACAGACTGTTATATATGACTTTTCATGCTCACATCAATGTTGAGTGTTGTAGCTCGACTAGTCTTATCAAATATCTCTTTAAATACATCTCAAAGGGTACTGATCGCGTTGCTTCCCGCATTACCAAACCAATAGGCAGTGGTAGCAACACGTCAACTGGAACTTCTCAACCGGTTGATGAGATACAGAATTTTATAGACGCCCGCTTTATATGCCCACATGAGGCTTGCTGGCGTATCTTTAAGTTCCCATTTCATCACCGTGAACCAGCTGTTCAGATCCTCGCTGTTCATTTAGAAAACATGCAACTAATTAAGTTTCATGAACACCAACAGCTCAACTCGGTAATTGCAAACAATCCAACAAAAAAAACAACTCTAACTGAGTGGCTACGTTATAACGCGTCTTCAACCCTTGGAAAACATCTCACATATTTGGAATTTCATTCCGAATTTGTTTGGTACGACCCAAAAAAATGTTGGAAGCGGCGAACAAACTTGAAGAAACCTTCTATTGGGAGAATATCCTACATACATCCTTCGTATGAAGAGGCTTTCTTTCTTAGAATGTTGCTTTTCCATCAAAGAGGCTGCCAAAGTTTTGAAGATATCAGAACTATTAACAAATTTGTCCATGGTACATATCGGTTAGCCTGTCAGGCTGCTGGTTTGTTAGGCGACGATAAAGAATGGTCAACGGCACTAGAGGAAGCACCTGCATCTGCAACAGCTTCGCAACTTCACTCCCTTTTTGCTCATATATTGGTATACTGCATGGTCAGTAATCCAGCTGAACTTTAG